A genomic segment from Canis lupus dingo isolate Sandy chromosome 23, ASM325472v2, whole genome shotgun sequence encodes:
- the P2RY13 gene encoding P2Y purinoceptor 13, with product MNTTGVKGVNGSERCPRDTRIAQLVFPAVYTVVFFTGILLNTLALWVFLHIPSSSTFIVYLKNTLVADLVMTLMLPFKILSDSHLGPWQLRAFVCRFSAVIFYETMYVGIILLGFIAFDRFLKIIRPFGKFFVQKPVFAKMASALVWLLLFLISLPNIILSNKEATPSSVKKCASLKGPLGLKWHGVVNYICQFIFWTVFILMFLFYVVIAKKVYDSYRKTRSKDRKHNTKLEGKVFVVVAVFFVCFAPFHFARVPYTHSQTNSKTECRLQNLLFLVKETTLFLAATNICMDPLIYIFLCKKFTERLPCLRGRITTASSQENHTIQTDNMTLS from the coding sequence ATGAACACCACGGGGGTCAAGGGCGTCAACGGGTCGGAGCGGTGCCCCAGGGACACGCGGATAGCACAGCTGGTGTTCCCGGCCGTCTACACGGTTGTGTTCTTCACCGGCATCCTGTTGAACACTCTGGCGCTGTGGGTGTTCCTGCACATCCCCAGCTCCTCCACCTTCATTGTCTACCTCAAAAACACCTTGGTGGCCGACCTGGTAATGACGCTCATGCTTCCATTTAAAATCCTCTCTGACTCCCACCTTGGACCCTGGCAACTCAGAGCCTTCGTGTGTCGTTTCTCGGCTGTCATCTTCTACGAGACCATGTACGTGGGCATCATACTGCTAGGCTTCATCGCCTTTGACAGATTCCTCAAGATCATCAGGCCTTTTGGGAAATTTTTTGTACAAAAACCGGTTTTTGCAAAAATGGCCTCGGCCCTTGTCTGGCTCCTTTTGTTCCTCATCTCTCTGCCAAACATCATCTTGAGCAACAAGGAAGCGACGCCCTCATCTGTGAAAAAGTGTGCCTCCTTGAAGGGTCCCCTGGGGCTGAAATGGCATGGAGTGGTGAACTATATATGCCAGTTCATTTTCTGGACTGTCTTCATTCTAATGTTTCTGTTTTACGTAGTGATTGCAAAAAAGGTATACGACTCTTATAGAAAGACCAGAAGTAAGGACCGCAAACACAACACAAAGCTGGAAGGTAAAGTATTTGTTGTCGTGGCTGTATTCTTTGTGTGTTTCGCTCCGTTTCATTTTGCCAGAGTTCCATATACTCACAGTCAAACCAACAGTAAGACTGAATGCAGGTTGCAAAACCTACTGTTTCTAGTCAAAGAAACAACTCTCTTTTTGGCAGCAACTAACATTTGCATGGACCCCTTAATATACATATTCTTATGTAAAAAATTCACAGAAAGGCTACCGTGTCTGAGAGGGAGAATAACCACAGCATCATCCCAAGAAAATCATACTATTCAGACAGACAATATGACTCTAAGTTGA
- the P2RY12 gene encoding P2Y purinoceptor 12 yields MDNLTSVAGNGSLCTRDYKITQVLFPLLYTVLFFVGLITNSLAMRIFFQIRSKSNFIIFLKNTVISDLLMILTFPFKILSDAKLGTGPLRTFVCQVTSVVFYFTMYISISFLGLITIDRYQKTTRPFKTSSPNNLLGAKILSVVIWAFMFLLSLPNMILTNRRPRDKNVKKCSFLKSEFGLVWHEIVNYICQVIFWINFLIVIVCYTLITKELYRSYVRTRGVGKVPKKKVNIKVFIIIAVFFICFVPFHFARIPYTLSQTRDVFDCSAENTLFYVKESTLWLTSLNACLDPFIYFFLCKSFKNSLMNMLKCQNPATSLSHENRKKEQDGGDPSEETPM; encoded by the coding sequence ATGGACAACCTTACCTCTGTGGCTGGGAATGGCAGTCTGTGTACCAGAGATTACAAAATCACCCAGGTCCTCTTCCCACTCCTCTACACTGTCCTGTTTTTTGTTGGACTCATCACAAACAGCCTGGCAATGAGGATCTTCTTTCAAATCCGCAGTAAatccaactttattatttttcttaagaacaCAGTCATTTCTGATCTTCTCATGATTCTGACTTTTCCGTTCAAAATCCTCAGTGATGCCAAGCTGGGAACAGGACCACTGAGAACCTTTGTGTGTCAAGTGACCTCCGTCGTATTCTATTTCACAATGTACATCAGCATTTCATTCCTAGGACTGATAACTATTGATCGCTACCAGAAAACCACCAGGCCATTTAAGACGTCCAGCCCCAACAACCTCCTGGGGGCTAAAATTCTCTCCGTTGTAATCTGGGCATTCATGTTCTTACTCTCTTTGCCCAACATGATTCTGACCAACAGGAGGCCGAGAgacaagaatgtgaagaaatgcTCTTTCCTCAAATCAGAGTTTGGTCTGGTCTGGCATGAAATAGTCAATTACATCTGTCAAGTCATTTTCTGGATTAATTTTTTGATTGTCATTGTATGTTACACACTCATTACAAAAGAACTCTACAGGTCGTATGTGAGAACAAGAGGCGTAGGCAAAGTCCCCAAGAAAAAGGTAAACATCAAAGTTTTCATTATCattgctgtattttttatttgttttgttcctttccaTTTTGCACGCATTCcctacaccctgagccaaacccGGGATGTCTTTGACTGCTCAGCTGAGAACACTCTATTTTATGTTAAAGAGAGCACACTTTGGTTAACCTCTTTAAATGCATGTCTGGATCCATTCATCTACTTTTTCCTTTGCAAGTCCTTCAAAAATTCCTTAATGAATATGCTAAAGTGCCAGAATCCTGCAACATCTCTATCCCacgaaaacaggaaaaaagaacagGATGGTGGTGACCCAAGTGAAGAGACTCCAATGTAA